In Chryseobacterium oranimense, a single window of DNA contains:
- a CDS encoding YkgB family protein, whose product MNGTSTINVESATYKSGYYISLFGAALILLWIGIFKFTPTEASAIKPLVENHFLTFFVYKIAGIQTVSNAIGTIEIIIALLLIFSVKFASLKKYAAIGMIVIFLVTLSYLFTTPGVWKVVDGVPVTDFFILKDVMLLGFGLMILQNNTK is encoded by the coding sequence ATGAACGGAACATCAACCATTAACGTTGAATCTGCAACGTACAAATCAGGGTATTATATTTCGCTTTTCGGGGCTGCACTCATTTTGCTCTGGATTGGAATATTCAAATTTACGCCCACAGAGGCTTCTGCCATCAAACCTTTGGTGGAAAACCATTTTCTTACTTTCTTCGTATATAAAATAGCAGGGATACAAACGGTGTCAAATGCTATCGGAACGATAGAAATTATCATTGCGTTACTACTGATATTTAGTGTGAAATTTGCATCTCTAAAGAAGTATGCCGCAATCGGGATGATAGTCATCTTTCTGGTAACGCTGAGCTACCTTTTTACAACCCCTGGAGTCTGGAAAGTTGTAGATGGGGTTCCTGTCACAGATTTCTTTATACTGAAGGATGTGATGCTGTTAGGATTTGGTTTAATGATCTTACAAAACAATACAAAGTAA
- a CDS encoding sigma-70 family RNA polymerase sigma factor: MTKNEVLKSWVEQYSGPLLKRAVYLLSDRTEAEDIVQEVFLAAFSSYGSFEGKSQPLTWLNAILNRKAADFYRKKYKSEPQINLDHFFDETGSWKSDSVLNDWNVSEKETELLDNDDFNKTLEDCIEDLPARWKIPLKMYYLQEKKAPEVSQELQISATNLWKVLQRSRMQLRECLDNNWFAKL, translated from the coding sequence ATGACAAAAAACGAAGTGCTGAAAAGCTGGGTTGAGCAATATTCCGGACCTCTTCTGAAAAGAGCAGTCTATCTTCTTTCAGACAGGACTGAAGCTGAAGATATAGTGCAGGAAGTCTTTTTGGCTGCATTTTCGTCTTACGGATCTTTTGAAGGGAAAAGCCAGCCGCTGACATGGCTGAATGCTATTTTAAACAGGAAAGCCGCTGATTTTTACCGGAAAAAATATAAATCCGAACCTCAGATCAATCTGGATCATTTTTTTGATGAGACTGGTTCATGGAAAAGTGACAGTGTTTTGAATGACTGGAATGTCTCAGAAAAAGAAACCGAGCTGCTGGATAATGATGATTTTAATAAAACCCTGGAAGATTGCATTGAGGATTTGCCTGCCAGATGGAAGATTCCCTTGAAAATGTACTACCTTCAGGAGAAAAAAGCACCGGAAGTAAGTCAGGAATTGCAGATTTCTGCGACTAATCTGTGGAAGGTTCTTCAGCGAAGCAGAATGCAGCTGAGGGAATGCCTGGATAATAACTGGTTTGCCAAACTATAA
- the alaS gene encoding alanine--tRNA ligase, producing the protein MTSQEIRQKFLDYFKSKDHLIVPSAPIVLKDDPTLMFSNSGMTQFKDFFLGYKTPTAPRIADTQKCLRVSGKHNDLDDVGRDTYHHTMFEMLGNWSFGDYFKKDAIAFAWELLTEVFGISKENLYVTIFEGDASENLERDQDAYNFWKSHISEDRIINGNKKDNFWEMGESGPCGPCSEIHVDLRSEEEKAKVSGLELVNNDHPQVVEVWNLVFMEFNRKADKSLEKLPAQHVDTGMGFERLCMALQGKSSNYDTDVFTPLIAKVEELSGKKYTGILEDEKDIAIRVVVDHIRAVAFAIADGQLPSNGGAGYVIRRILRRAISYSYRFLGMKEPFLFELVSVLKDQMGPFFPELEKQGKLVTEVIKSEEDSFLKTIENGLIRVEKLIQQTIADNSKVLPSEEVFELYDTYGFPDDLTRIIAEEKGLTIDEAGFKAEMEKQKLRSKADSAQKVYDWVTLEERSENFVGYDQIEAETYITRYRKVENKDGEFYQVVLSNSPFYPEGGGQVGDKGVLENAVESFEVLETKKENGLIISLINGLPKDAGAVFYAKVNAADRKNSQANHSVTHLLHEALREVLGSHVEQKGSYVGPDYLRFDFSHFNKMTEEELALVEEKVNHKIKESIALQEFRSIPIQEALDKGAMALFGEKYGDNVRMIQFGSSKELCGGTHVKNTIEIGHFKIVSESSAAAGIRRIEAISGDKSEEYFSNLEKQITELSQLLKSKDVVKSIEKLMEENASLKAEVEGFKKEKAKGEIGDWKNAYEQKGNKQLLVKKTSLDAGSVKDIVFQLKREIPASVTIILSDADGKPMITVGVSDDLAAEYQAGAIVKDLAREIQGGGGGNPGFATAGGKNIDGLENAYQKALTV; encoded by the coding sequence ATGACATCACAAGAGATACGTCAAAAATTTTTAGATTATTTTAAAAGTAAAGACCACCTGATCGTTCCTTCAGCTCCCATCGTGCTGAAAGACGACCCTACCCTTATGTTTTCCAACTCAGGGATGACGCAGTTCAAGGATTTTTTCTTAGGTTACAAAACACCTACCGCCCCAAGAATTGCCGATACACAGAAATGTTTAAGAGTTTCCGGAAAACACAACGACCTGGATGATGTAGGTAGAGATACTTATCACCATACCATGTTCGAAATGCTGGGGAACTGGTCTTTCGGTGATTATTTCAAAAAAGATGCTATTGCTTTTGCCTGGGAATTACTGACTGAAGTATTCGGAATTTCAAAAGAGAATTTATATGTAACCATTTTCGAAGGTGATGCTTCTGAAAATCTTGAAAGAGACCAGGATGCTTATAATTTCTGGAAATCACACATTTCAGAAGACAGAATTATTAACGGAAACAAAAAAGATAATTTCTGGGAAATGGGTGAAAGCGGGCCTTGCGGACCATGCTCGGAAATCCATGTTGATCTAAGAAGTGAAGAAGAAAAAGCTAAAGTTTCAGGACTTGAATTAGTTAATAATGACCATCCACAGGTAGTGGAAGTATGGAACCTTGTTTTCATGGAATTCAACAGAAAGGCAGATAAATCTCTGGAAAAACTTCCTGCACAGCATGTAGATACAGGAATGGGCTTCGAACGTCTTTGTATGGCACTTCAGGGGAAATCTTCCAATTACGATACCGATGTTTTCACTCCGCTTATTGCTAAAGTGGAAGAACTTTCAGGTAAAAAATACACCGGAATTTTAGAGGACGAAAAAGATATTGCCATCCGTGTTGTGGTAGACCACATCAGAGCTGTTGCTTTTGCTATTGCAGACGGACAATTGCCTTCAAACGGAGGTGCCGGATATGTGATCAGAAGAATTTTAAGAAGAGCTATCTCTTATTCTTACCGGTTTTTGGGAATGAAAGAACCTTTCCTTTTCGAATTGGTTTCTGTTCTTAAAGATCAGATGGGACCATTTTTCCCTGAACTGGAAAAACAAGGAAAACTGGTGACCGAAGTCATTAAAAGTGAAGAGGATTCATTCTTAAAAACGATTGAAAACGGGCTGATCAGAGTTGAAAAATTAATTCAGCAGACTATTGCAGACAATTCAAAAGTATTGCCTAGCGAAGAGGTTTTTGAATTATATGATACTTACGGTTTCCCGGATGATTTAACGAGAATTATTGCAGAAGAAAAAGGTTTGACGATTGATGAAGCCGGATTTAAAGCTGAAATGGAGAAACAGAAACTTCGTTCAAAAGCCGATTCTGCCCAGAAAGTGTACGATTGGGTAACACTGGAAGAAAGAAGCGAAAATTTTGTAGGTTACGACCAGATTGAAGCTGAAACTTATATTACAAGATACAGAAAAGTAGAAAATAAAGACGGGGAATTTTACCAGGTGGTATTAAGCAACTCTCCTTTCTATCCTGAAGGCGGAGGCCAGGTTGGAGACAAAGGAGTTCTGGAAAATGCCGTTGAAAGCTTTGAGGTTTTAGAAACCAAAAAAGAAAACGGACTGATTATCTCTTTAATCAATGGTCTTCCGAAAGATGCAGGAGCTGTTTTTTATGCTAAAGTAAATGCTGCCGACAGAAAAAACTCTCAGGCCAACCACTCTGTAACCCACCTTTTGCATGAAGCTCTGAGAGAGGTTCTGGGAAGCCATGTTGAACAGAAAGGTTCTTACGTAGGTCCGGATTATCTCCGTTTCGATTTCTCTCATTTCAATAAAATGACGGAAGAAGAACTGGCTTTGGTAGAAGAAAAAGTAAACCATAAGATCAAGGAAAGCATTGCCTTACAGGAATTCAGAAGCATCCCAATTCAGGAGGCTTTGGATAAAGGAGCTATGGCTTTGTTCGGTGAAAAGTACGGCGACAATGTGAGAATGATCCAGTTCGGAAGCTCAAAAGAACTTTGCGGAGGAACTCACGTAAAAAATACCATCGAGATCGGCCACTTCAAAATTGTTTCTGAAAGTTCTGCAGCTGCAGGAATCAGAAGAATTGAAGCCATTTCCGGAGATAAATCTGAGGAATACTTCAGCAATCTGGAAAAGCAAATTACTGAGCTTTCCCAATTATTGAAATCCAAGGACGTAGTAAAATCCATCGAAAAGCTCATGGAGGAAAATGCTTCATTAAAGGCTGAAGTTGAAGGCTTCAAAAAAGAAAAGGCAAAAGGAGAAATCGGAGACTGGAAAAATGCTTACGAGCAGAAAGGAAACAAACAGCTGCTGGTAAAAAAAACTTCCCTTGATGCAGGTTCTGTGAAAGATATTGTATTCCAGCTGAAAAGAGAAATTCCGGCATCGGTAACCATTATTCTTTCTGATGCTGACGGAAAACCAATGATTACTGTTGGAGTTTCTGATGATCTTGCAGCAGAGTACCAGGCCGGAGCTATCGTTAAAGATCTTGCGAGAGAGATCCAGGGCGGCGGCGGCGGAAATCCGGGATTTGCAACAGCTGGCGGTAAAAACATTGACGGCTTGGAGAATGCTTACCAGAAGGCCTTAACTGTTTAA